In Rhodopirellula sp. P2, the DNA window GGCCGTTTCGCTCATCGGAGTCGTCGCTTGACTGACGCCGTCTTTGGCAAGGCTGTGGTTTCGGCCATCTGCCGGAAACAGAAAGCTTGGATGTCGGTGACTTGCCCAGTAGTTTCGCAGAAGTCGAACGGTCGTCGTCGGCAGCGGGACATACCGGTCCTTGGCTCCCTTGCCACGATGGACATGGACCCAGCCTCGCTGGGCGTCGATGTCACTGACCTGCAAATGCAGCGCTTCATTGAGTCGCAGTCCCAGCGAATAGACGGTCCAGAAATAGACGAACATTCGCCGCGTGGTCGCCGAGCCGATCAGTTCATGAACCTGATCGATCGTCAGCACCTCCGGCAACGTGGTGATGTTTTGGAGCTTGAGCATCTTGATGATTTCCCAGTCACGCTTGCAGGTGTGCGTGAACAAGAATTTGATGCCTGAGAAGGCCACCCGGAGCGATCCATAAGCAAAGTTGCGTTCGTTTTTGAGGTGCAAGAAGAACTGCCGCACATGCTGCTCGGTCACCTGATCGGGACTGCAACCGGCGAAATCGGAGAGCTGCCTGACCGCTCGGATGTAGCCATCGTGAGTTCGCTTGGCCTTGCCGGTCAGGTGCAAGTCTTCGGAGAGTCTCAGGCGAAGACTTTCCGGGAAGTGAACTCCAGGTGCATTTTGCGGATTGTTTGAGCTAGAATTGGACATGTTGTGTTCCTTTTCAGGAGGAGTTGCTGAGCTGTTCCCAGCGAACAGCTCCTCCTGAAAGGTTGCTTCCAGCAATCCGCAACGCGTCCGTTCCACCATCAATTTGAAACCGCCGCGCTAGCGGCTTACTTGAACCAATAAGGATTTGACTTCGCGTGGATGCGGCGGTTGAGTCTCTTTCTCTTTCATGTTGCTTCGTTCGTCGCGGTTCAAAACGCGTCGCCTAGCCGAAGCTCAAGTCCTCTGTTCAAGATGCCCGGGGGTAAATGGCGAGGCGTTGATTGAGGATCTCTTGGGAATTGCTTCCCGGCTGCGTTCTCTAACGAAGAGGCAGGTTGGTTTTGAAGTAGGTGAATTGCTGATCGGCCGTTTGCTCTGTGCCTGTTCCGCTGGCGACGAGTTGGATGGAAGCGGATTGACGCTCATTGCCCGATTAATTTTGAGCTTGAGATTGCTGTCGCGACATACCTTCCTCCTTCGCCCTCCTGAAGACGTTCGAATTCGACCGGTCATTTCACTTCCCCGGTTCATGCGTTACCCACTGTCGTAGTAAGTCAGCCCATGCTCGGGACGGATGCCCTGCGACGACAACGATGTGTAGCTGACCTCAATCGCTCGCATGATCCCGCCGCACAGGCGACACTTCATCGGTGCGGTCAGTGGTTCAACCTGTGGCGCGTAGCCACTGCCCAGCCAGAAAGTCCAGCCAAGCATCAGCCACACCAACCACTTCACCTCCTCGACCTTCACCTTGCTGTTGCCGCTCATCCACCCGTAATGACGAATCTTCATGAAGTTCGTCGGCAACACGTGCTGCAAGAAGTCGCCCACGAACTCTTCGCCGGCAACCTCTTTGTTCTGAACCACGTTTCCCTTGCGACGAATTTGGTACGTCACCGTTTCTGAGTTGACATCGATGATCCGGCTGTCGTTGATCGCGACTCGATGAACGTACGGTGCCAGGTACTTCAGCGTTGGAACGCCGTGCCCGACCGCCTGGATGTCGACGACGAAGTCTTTCGTCCAAGTCTCGCGATCGACTTGGTCATACAGCCCAGCGGCACGAAGCTCATCGGCCAGCTTCGCTTTGTAGACGCGGATCAGCGTGCCGTGATGGAACAAGAAGTTCTCCGGTGTGCTCTGCCATGATTCGGCATTGCCTTGCTCATCCAGTTTCACTCCGCCGCCAGGAACGACATAGTGAACGTGCGGATGATAGACCGCCGGGTCACGGCCCCAGGTGTGCAGCACGCCGAAGAATCCAAGCTGGCATCCTTTCAGGCTCTTGGTTGCCGCGCCCACATCGCGAATGCTCTGACTGCTGGCATCGAACAAGCATCGGTAGCCGTCACGTTGGTGAACGCGCAGCACCAAGCCGATCTCCCGGGGCACCGTGAAAGTGACCAAGAAGTGATGAACCGGCATCAGCTTGGCAGACTGCGTTTCAATCCAAGCCTGCGTCTTCTCGTGACCGCAGTTTGGGCAGTGCCGATTGCCACACGAACGTCCGACCCAGTGATCGCTTCCGCAACCGCCGCACTGGTAGTGAACACCACCCAGTGCACCGGTGCGACAACGAGTGATCGCGCCAAGAACTTTATCTTCGGCGACCGAGATCGAATCGGCGTGTTGCTGCAGGTATGCCGGTGCGAATTGCCGAAGAGCCTCCGCAACCGTGGGCATTTGCCAGAGCGGGTTTACTCGCCGCTGCCTGGTAGCCTACCGAACAACTTTTCGATTTCTTCACGAGCGTTGGCCTCGGCCGTATCAGTCAAATGCAGGTACACCATCGTGGTCTGCAGCGACGAATGCCCCAAGTACTTTTGAATCACCTTCAGCCCCACGCCCGCTTCGAGCAAGTGCGTCGCATAGGAATGACGCAGCGTATGAATGCTGACCTTCTTGCCAAAGCGGAGGTTTTTCGTGATCTGCTTCATTGCTCCTTGAACGGCCGTTTCGCTCATCGGAGTCGTCGCTTGACTGACGCCGTCTTTGGCAAGGCTGTGGTTTCGGCCATCTGCCGGAAACAGAAAGCTTGGATGTCGGTGACTTGCCCAGTAGTTTCGCAGAAGTCGAACGGTCGTCGTCGGCAGCGGGACATACCGGTCCTTGGCTCCCTTGCCACGATGGACATGGACCCAGCCTCGCTGGGCGTCGATGTCACTGACCTGCAAATGCAGCGCTTCATTGAGTCGCAGTCCCAGCGAATAGACGGTCCAGAAATAGACGAACATTCGCCGCGTGGTCGCCGAGCCGATCAGTTCATGAACCTGATCGATCGTCAGCACCTCCGGCAACGTGGTGATGTTTTGGAGCTTGAGCATCTTGATGATTTCCCAGTCACGCTTGCAGGTGTGCGTGAACAAGAATTTGATGCCTGAGAAGGCCACCCGGAGCGATCCATAAGCAAAGTTGCGTTCGTTTTTGAGGTGCAAGAAGAACTGCCGCACATGCTGCTCGGTCACCTGATCGGGACTGCAACCGGCGAAATCGGAGAGCTGCCTGACCGCTCGGATGTAGCCATCGTGAGTTCGCTTGGCCTTGCCGGTCAGGTGCAAGTCTTCGGAGAGTCTCAGGCGAAGACTTTCCGGGAAGTGAACTCCAGGTGCATTTTGCGGATTGTTTGAGCTAGAATTGGACATGTTGTGTTCCTTTTCAGGAGGAGTTGCTGAGCTGTTCCCAGCGAACAGCTCCTCCTGAAAGGTTGCTTCCAGCAATCCGCAACGCGTCCGTTCCACCATCAATTTGAAACCGCCGCGCTAGCGGCTTACTTGAACCAATAAGGATTTGACTTCGCGTGGATGCGGCGGTTGAGTCTCTTTCTCTTTCATGTTGCTTCGTTCGTCGCGGTTCAAAACGCGTCGCCTAGCCGAAGCTCAAGTCCTCTGTTCAAGATGCCCGGGGGTAAATGGCGAGGCGTTGATTGAGGATCTCTTGGGAATTGCTTCCCGGCTGCGTTCTCTAACGAAGAGGCAGGTTGGTTTTGAAGTAGGTGAATTGCTGATCGGCCGTTTGCTCTGTGCCTGTTCCGCTGGCGACGAGTTGGATGGAAGCGGATTGACGCTCATTGCCCGATTAATTTTGAGCTTGAGATTGCTGTCGCGACATACCTTCCTCCTTCGCCCTCCTGAAGACGTTCGAATTCGACCGGTCATTTCACTTCCCCGGTTCATGCGTTACCCACTGTCGTAGTAAGTCAGCCCATGCTCGGGACGGATGCCCTGCGACGACAACGATGTGTAGCTGACCTCAATCGCTCGCATGATCCCGCCGCACAGGCGACACTTCATCGGTGCGGTCAGTGGTTCAACCTGTGGCGCGTAGCCACTGCCCAGCCAGAAAGTCCAGCCAAGCATCAGCCACACCAACCACTTCACCTCCTCGACCTTCACCTTGCTGTTGCCGCTCATCCACCCGTAATGACGAATCTTCATGAAGTTCGTCGGCAACACGTGCTGCAAGAAGTCGCCCACGAACTCTTCGCCGGCAACCTCTTTGTTCTGAACCACGTTTCCCTTGCGACGAATTTGGTACGTCACCGTTTCTGAGTTGACATCGATGATCCGGCTGTCGTTGATCGCGACTCGATGAACGTACGGTGCCAGGTACTTCAGCGTTGGAACGCCGTGCCCGACCGCCTGGATGTCGACGACGAAGTCTTTCGTCCAAGTCTCGCGATCGACTTGGTCATACAGCCCAGCGGCACGAAGCTCATCGGCCAGCTTCGCTTTGTAGACGCGGATCAGCGTGCCGTGATGGAACAAGAAGTTCTCCGGTGTGCTCTGCCATGATTCGGCATTGCCTTGCTCATCCAGTTTCACTCCGCCGCCAGGAACGA includes these proteins:
- a CDS encoding IS91 family transposase; the protein is MPTVAEALRQFAPAYLQQHADSISVAEDKVLGAITRCRTGALGGVHYQCGGCGSDHWVGRSCGNRHCPNCGHEKTQAWIETQSAKLMPVHHFLVTFTVPREIGLVLRVHQRDGYRCLFDASSQSIRDVGAATKSLKGCQLGFFGVLHTWGRDPAVYHPHVHYVVPGGGVKLDEQGNAESWQSTPENFLFHHGTLIRVYKAKLADELRAAGLYDQVDRETWTKDFVVDIQAVGHGVPTLKYLAPYVHRVAINDSRIIDVNSETVTYQIRRKGNVVQNKEVAGEEFVGDFLQHVLPTNFMKIRHYGWMSGNSKVKVEEVKWLVWLMLGWTFWLGSGYAPQVEPLTAPMKCRLCGGIMRAIEVSYTSLSSQGIRPEHGLTYYDSG
- a CDS encoding IS91 family transposase; the protein is MPTVAEALRQFAPAYLQQHADSISVAEDKVLGAITRCRTGALGGVHYQCGGCGSDHWVGRSCGNRHCPNCGHEKTQAWIETQSAKLMPVHHFLVTFTVPREIGLVLRVHQRDGYRCLFDASSQSIRDVGAATKSLKGCQLGFFGVLHTWGRDPAVYHPHVHYVVPGGGVKLDEQGNAESWQSTPENFLFHHGTLIRVYKAKLADELRAAGLYDQVDRETWTKDFVVDIQAVGHGVPTLKYLAPYVHRVAINDSRIIDVNSETVTYQIRRKGNVVQNKEVAGEEFVGDFLQHVLPTNFMKIRHYGWMSGNSKVKVEEVKWLVWLMLGWTFWLGSGYAPQVEPLTAPMKCRLCGGIMRAIEVSYTSLSSQGIRPEHGLTYYDSG
- a CDS encoding tyrosine-type recombinase/integrase — protein: MERTRCGLLEATFQEELFAGNSSATPPEKEHNMSNSSSNNPQNAPGVHFPESLRLRLSEDLHLTGKAKRTHDGYIRAVRQLSDFAGCSPDQVTEQHVRQFFLHLKNERNFAYGSLRVAFSGIKFLFTHTCKRDWEIIKMLKLQNITTLPEVLTIDQVHELIGSATTRRMFVYFWTVYSLGLRLNEALHLQVSDIDAQRGWVHVHRGKGAKDRYVPLPTTTVRLLRNYWASHRHPSFLFPADGRNHSLAKDGVSQATTPMSETAVQGAMKQITKNLRFGKKVSIHTLRHSYATHLLEAGVGLKVIQKYLGHSSLQTTMVYLHLTDTAEANAREEIEKLFGRLPGSGE
- a CDS encoding tyrosine-type recombinase/integrase — protein: MERTRCGLLEATFQEELFAGNSSATPPEKEHNMSNSSSNNPQNAPGVHFPESLRLRLSEDLHLTGKAKRTHDGYIRAVRQLSDFAGCSPDQVTEQHVRQFFLHLKNERNFAYGSLRVAFSGIKFLFTHTCKRDWEIIKMLKLQNITTLPEVLTIDQVHELIGSATTRRMFVYFWTVYSLGLRLNEALHLQVSDIDAQRGWVHVHRGKGAKDRYVPLPTTTVRLLRNYWASHRHPSFLFPADGRNHSLAKDGVSQATTPMSETAVQGAMKQITKNLRFGKKVSIHTLRHSYATHLLEAGVGLKVIQKYLGHSSLQTTMVYLHLTDTAEANAREEIEKLFGRLPGSGE